The Bernardetia sp. ABR2-2B DNA window GAGTAAAACAAGCTGATGCGTATCAAGCTGTTGGTTTCGAAGCCGACGCAAGAAATTTTAATAGTGCAGCCAAAATTTTGAAAGATTTAAACGTAAAATCTATCAGAATGCTTACAGGAAATGTAAATAAAATCAAAACACTCACTCAATTTGGAATAGAAGTGAGTGGAATACAAGATGTAATTTTATAAAAAATGCTAAAGAAGATTTTCAATAACCGAAAAAATCAAAAGTGGATATTCTCTTCACTACTTTTAGTTTCAATTGGACTATACTTTTTTGGTGTTTTAGACCCTAACCAAGTTATTTTATCTGTTGCTTCAGAAGGCACTCCTCCTACTAGATTTGATATTGCTTTTGGAACATTTAAGATAAACCAAAAAATGCCAGATTCATTAAAAGATATTGATTACAATGATTGTTGTGTAGATGCAATCAATGAAAATAATTTTTATGAGGGTGGAGAGTTTGCTTATTCTGATATTTATGTTGTTACTTTTGATATTAATAGTGTAGATATTCGAAAATCTCAAGGGTTTTATCATCTTCTTATAAAAGTAATAAGTCATAAAAAAATAGATATATTCTTTGTGCAATCTTATTTCATTCTACTACTCATTGTTATTGGAAATACAATTTATATAATTTGGGATTTTACCAAAAAAGGAGAATAAGCTTTTCAAAAAAATCAAATCTCAATTCGAACTTGATTTTTAACTGAATTTATCGGACTTTTGTGAGTATTTTATTTTTCAAAAAGAAATTCAAAACTGATTACTGGTAACTGATTACTGGTAACTGAAAAAACTGATAACTGATAAATCAATGTTACAAATTGCACACATACAGGCGCATAAAGAAGAAGTCATTGCAGCACTTCAAAAACGCCATTTTAGCAGAGCTACTGAGCTTGTCGAAAAGGCTATTTCTATCGATAATGAAAGAAGAACGACACAGTCCTCACTCAATGAATTACAAGCTGGTGCAAATGAAGTAGCAAAATCTATCGGTGCTTTGATGAAACAAGGCAAAAAAGAAGAAGCGAATCAAGCAAAAGAAAAAGCTGCTCAAAACAAACAATCTATAAAAGATTTAGAAGATAAATTAAAGGAATTAGAGAATGATTTGACAAACTGTTTGTACGAAATTCCGAATACACCTTATAAAGATGTTGTTGCAGGAAAATCTTCAGAAGACAATGAAATCATTGATGAGTGGGGAACAATTCCAACACTAACAGATGATGCTGTTCCACATTGGGAGCTTATCAAAAAGTATGATATTATAGATTTTGAATTGGGAAATAAAATCACAGGTGCAGGTTTTCCAGTTTATAAAGGAAAAGGTGCAAGACTTCAGCGTGCTTTAATCAATTATTTTTTAGATGAAGCCATTGCAGCAGGTTATAGCGAAGTTCAGCCACCAATTTTGATAAATGAAGCCTCTGGTTATGGCACAGGACAACTTCCAGACAAAGAAGGACAAATGTATGAAGCAACTGCCGACAACCTTTTCTTGATTCCGACAGCAGAAGTTCCGATTACAAACCTTTATAGAGATGAAATTGTAAAAGAAAGTGATTTTCCTATCAAAATGACAGGTCATACGCCTTGTTTTCGTCGTGAGGCAGGTTCTTGGGGCGCAGATGTGCGTGGTCTGAATCGTTTGCATCAATTTGATAAAGTAGAATTAGTTGTAATAGAACACCCAGAAAAATCATATCAGCGTTTGGAAGATATGCTTTCTCATGTGAAAGGACTTTTAGAAGCATTAGAATTGCCATACAGAGTTTTGCGTTTGTGTGGTGGCGATATGGGTTTCACTGCTGCCATGACGTATGATTTAGAGGTTTATTCGGCTGCACAAGGTCGTTGGTTAGAGGTAAGTTCGGTTAGTAATTTTGAAACTTATCAGTCGAATCGTTTAAAACTTAGATACGAAGACAAAGATAAAAAGAAACATTTAGCACATACATTGAATGGTAGCGCACTCGCTTTGCCACGTATTGTAGCTACTCTTTTAGAAAACAATCAAACAGCAGACGGAATCAAAATTCCGAAAGTATTGCAAGATTATTGTAGGTTTGAAAAAATTGATTAGTTTGGAAGTCGCTCGTGAGGACACGAGCAACGGTAGGTTTTTTAGTTTATAATTAAAATCTAATTATTATTTTATTATTATTGTTTAAATAACTTTTAGAATAAAAATTAACTTTGCCGTTGCTTGTGTCCCCACGAGCAACATAAAAATCCTTATCTTAGCAGCATTGACCTAAAGGGTACGGTACAATTTTAAATTAAACAATCATTTAAAAATAGAGTTTATCAACTGTATTTTATTATTTCATTACTGATTAAACTACTAATTGTTCTTTGGTCATTAATCACAATTTTTTCAACTATTTTATGAAAGAAACTTCATTTTTTCGCCTTTCTCTCTTCTTTGTTTGTTCTATTTTCCTTTTTTCAGCGTGTCAGAAAGGAGTTTCTACACCTGCCGAACTGACCAAAAAGTATGGTGTAGAGGAATTCAAATTCAATTTTTTGAGTACAAAATCTCATCTTTCTTTCCAAAATCAAAAACAAGAGTTAGGAAGTAGAATAGATATGCGACTGGCAAAAGATAGTCTGATTTGGCTTTCTGCTCGTCCTGCTTTCGGAATTGAAGCTGCTCGTATGCTTATCCGTACTGATTCTGCTTTTTTGGTTAATCGTTTGGAGAAAAGTTATGTAGCTCTTGATATTATATCGCTAAGTAAACAAGTCAATTTCGATGGCGATTTCAAAACATTACAAGCCTTATTTTTAGGGAATGTTCCTCCATTAGACAAAAGTATTACACCAGAAAAAACAGATAAATTCTTTGTTTTGAATCAAATCTATGAGCTTTTCAAAACTTCCATGTATGTGAGTAGAGAGAATAAAAAACTCTCAAAAGTTTCTGTACAGGAAAGTAATGGTGGAATGAACAGTCTTTTTGTAGATTATAGTAATTTTCAGATTTTAGATGGACAAAAAATTCCTTTTAAAGTAAATGCAGTAGCTAATTTTTTCAATCAGAAAGAAAACAAAACTGATCAAACCAAAATTGAAATCGAACATAAAAGTATTAAGTTTGAAGAGTCAGATCTTTCTTTTCCTTTTTCTATTCCGAGTAGTTACTCTAAAAAAGAACTTAAAAAGTAATAGATTTAATACTGTTTGAGAATGAGTAAAGTCAAGATAGGTTGTGGAGGAATACTAATCATTATAATAATTTCAATTATTAGTATTGTTATCTTTCTAAATACAGCCTTTGGAAAGAAAAGATATACTGTAAACATTGAACAAAACATTGGTGGAACTCTAGTTTGTGATGTGGAGTATTCTTCTGACCATAAAACATGGTTTTATTTTATCGATTATAAATATAAGTTAAAAGAAAAAGTATATAATTTTGGAAAAGGAATTTATAGAGGAGTTGAGTGGAATGAAAGCAATCAACTTCATAAATGCCAAAATTGGACAATTTTACCAACTGAAAGTGATTTTGGTTTTATTAAAATTATAGCTTTTGACTTGGAAGCTAATAAAAAAAAAGAAAGTAAAATTAGTCCCCATTCAATTAATGAGGATATTGTTTGGACTTCCAAAAGGATTAAGTCGTTATTAGCTGCTTCTCCTTCTAGTGTAGAAGTTGAAAAGATAGTTGATAATAAATTTTTCATAAAGTACACATTTCGTACTGATAGAGAAAATGTGGATAACTTAGATGTTCGACTTATAGAGTATGAACTAGATGAAGTTAGTGGAGCTTTTAATATGAGAACTATAAGTGAGTTAAAAGAAAAACCCATATACAATTTAATCTTTAACTAATTTTTTTAGTCTAAACTCAATTTGCAATTTTAAATAAAAAATATGTCATCAAAAGATAAAAATCTAAGCATACATTCTGAAAAATCTATTCAAGATATTAAGACAAAGCAATTTGCTATTGTTGTTGCAGAATGGAACGAAGAAGTAACAGAAGCACTTTACGAAGGAGCTTATAAAAAACTGTTAGAATATGGAGCAAAAGAAAAAAATATCCATCGCTACGACGTACCAGGAAGTTTTGAACTTACACTTGCAGCGCAATGGACAGCCCAAAAAGCAGAAATTGATGCTATTATTTGTTTGGGTTGTGTGAT harbors:
- the serS gene encoding serine--tRNA ligase; protein product: MLQIAHIQAHKEEVIAALQKRHFSRATELVEKAISIDNERRTTQSSLNELQAGANEVAKSIGALMKQGKKEEANQAKEKAAQNKQSIKDLEDKLKELENDLTNCLYEIPNTPYKDVVAGKSSEDNEIIDEWGTIPTLTDDAVPHWELIKKYDIIDFELGNKITGAGFPVYKGKGARLQRALINYFLDEAIAAGYSEVQPPILINEASGYGTGQLPDKEGQMYEATADNLFLIPTAEVPITNLYRDEIVKESDFPIKMTGHTPCFRREAGSWGADVRGLNRLHQFDKVELVVIEHPEKSYQRLEDMLSHVKGLLEALELPYRVLRLCGGDMGFTAAMTYDLEVYSAAQGRWLEVSSVSNFETYQSNRLKLRYEDKDKKKHLAHTLNGSALALPRIVATLLENNQTADGIKIPKVLQDYCRFEKID
- a CDS encoding DUF4292 domain-containing protein; amino-acid sequence: MKETSFFRLSLFFVCSIFLFSACQKGVSTPAELTKKYGVEEFKFNFLSTKSHLSFQNQKQELGSRIDMRLAKDSLIWLSARPAFGIEAARMLIRTDSAFLVNRLEKSYVALDIISLSKQVNFDGDFKTLQALFLGNVPPLDKSITPEKTDKFFVLNQIYELFKTSMYVSRENKKLSKVSVQESNGGMNSLFVDYSNFQILDGQKIPFKVNAVANFFNQKENKTDQTKIEIEHKSIKFEESDLSFPFSIPSSYSKKELKK
- the ribH gene encoding 6,7-dimethyl-8-ribityllumazine synthase, which produces MSSKDKNLSIHSEKSIQDIKTKQFAIVVAEWNEEVTEALYEGAYKKLLEYGAKEKNIHRYDVPGSFELTLAAQWTAQKAEIDAIICLGCVIQGETRHFDFICDAVAQGITNVNLRHNKPVIFGVLTPENQQQALDRAGGKHGNKGDEAAITAIKMLGLHSKILNKSKTGIGF